In Trichocoleus desertorum NBK24, the following are encoded in one genomic region:
- a CDS encoding transposase: MIPLIGVPATIAQGMSAYRDVFCREAGFEHVSRYISGLLLSQNKTLQGIHAQQVYPEGKAVSRRAMHEAVFEARWDSEALMQQHRRQVGLRHQGCGREIISLDWTLSHHEDGEHIYGVKRAYDYVNHCMSRYQTVVTGVIANGQQLDGIAVEVQLPDFSEAERGYLRMTAQPSYEQMEQVKQRLVELLHYHKNRLAYRKRTEMVVDLVRQIEAEGQFPQADYAFDNGVLTLELTQLIEASGKHWVSEIECSRLILWNGQWQRVDAVATELRQEHPESFRSLQVRGRNGEVKSFWTFTKTVRLKRYGRKRLVVVHQQPDLSDAPRFLLSDALHWESARVIQTWSYRWACEIFHEFCKQVAGFEAAQVRNQEAVKRHFRLSCVAQSLLQQATCQGKKSERFAFAKDQQTVGQRLYSLTREAYRQLLHLVEGLFAQGRSCEQVLEVIMPA, encoded by the coding sequence ATGATTCCCCTCATCGGTGTTCCTGCCACCATTGCCCAAGGGATGAGTGCTTACCGAGACGTGTTCTGTCGGGAAGCCGGATTCGAGCATGTCAGTCGCTACATCAGTGGGCTGTTGCTGAGCCAGAACAAGACCCTGCAAGGCATTCACGCTCAGCAGGTATATCCAGAGGGCAAAGCCGTCAGTCGACGAGCGATGCATGAGGCGGTGTTTGAGGCTCGATGGGATAGTGAGGCTCTCATGCAGCAGCATCGGCGGCAAGTCGGTCTGCGGCACCAAGGATGTGGGAGAGAAATCATCAGTCTGGACTGGACCCTATCGCATCATGAAGATGGCGAGCACATCTATGGGGTCAAGCGCGCCTACGATTATGTCAACCACTGCATGAGCCGCTACCAAACGGTCGTCACGGGTGTGATTGCTAATGGCCAGCAGCTTGATGGAATTGCGGTTGAGGTGCAGTTGCCCGATTTTAGTGAAGCAGAGAGAGGCTACCTGCGCATGACGGCTCAACCGAGTTACGAGCAGATGGAACAAGTGAAGCAACGCTTGGTGGAGTTGTTGCACTATCACAAGAACCGATTGGCCTATCGCAAACGCACCGAGATGGTCGTGGACTTGGTGCGGCAAATCGAGGCAGAGGGACAATTTCCCCAAGCTGACTATGCCTTTGACAATGGAGTGTTAACCCTGGAATTGACGCAGCTGATTGAGGCATCCGGCAAGCATTGGGTCAGCGAGATTGAATGCTCTCGACTCATTCTGTGGAACGGGCAATGGCAGCGGGTCGATGCGGTTGCCACCGAACTGCGCCAAGAGCACCCAGAGAGTTTTCGCTCTCTCCAGGTGCGCGGTCGCAACGGCGAAGTTAAGTCCTTCTGGACCTTCACAAAAACGGTTCGACTCAAGCGCTACGGGCGTAAACGCCTCGTTGTCGTGCATCAGCAACCCGACCTTAGCGACGCTCCGCGCTTTTTGCTCAGTGATGCCCTGCATTGGGAAAGTGCCCGAGTGATTCAGACTTGGAGCTACCGCTGGGCTTGCGAGATCTTTCATGAGTTTTGCAAACAAGTAGCAGGCTTTGAGGCGGCTCAGGTACGCAATCAGGAAGCGGTCAAACGCCACTTCCGTTTAAGTTGTGTAGCGCAGTCGCTACTCCAGCAGGCAACTTGTCAGGGCAAGAAATCGGAGAGGTTTGCGTTTGCCAAGGACCAGCAAACAGTGGGACAGCGGCTCTACAGTCTGACTCGGGAGGCCTACCGGCAATTGCTGCATCTGGTTGAGGGGTTGTTTGCTCAGGGGCGATCGTGTGAGCAAGTCCTGGAGGTGATTATGCCTGCTTAG
- a CDS encoding transposase has translation MVHACWLSLSRHFQHLTLDGFVIMPNHLHGILWLGSDTGRGKAFGKKISDDSSSSSPNALPLQPCGTQSGSIGAMIQTFKSTSTRRLNQLRGTTGKTVWQRNYYDRIIRDETSLQQIRQYIHNNPLSWQQDQLHPDRPFQ, from the coding sequence ATGGTTCATGCCTGTTGGTTGAGCTTATCTCGCCATTTTCAACACTTAACGCTGGATGGGTTTGTCATCATGCCCAATCATTTGCATGGCATTCTTTGGTTAGGTAGCGATACAGGTAGGGGCAAAGCATTCGGAAAAAAGATCTCGGATGATAGTTCAAGCTCATCTCCGAATGCTTTGCCCCTACAACCCTGCGGCACACAGTCAGGGTCAATTGGGGCCATGATTCAAACCTTTAAATCTACTTCAACTCGCAGACTGAATCAGCTACGGGGTACAACAGGTAAAACAGTATGGCAGCGCAATTATTACGATCGCATCATTCGTGATGAGACATCCTTGCAGCAGATTCGGCAGTATATCCACAACAATCCGCTGTCTTGGCAGCAAGATCAATTGCATCCCGATCGCCCGTTTCAATGA
- a CDS encoding NAD(P)/FAD-dependent oxidoreductase, which translates to MLRLTEVKLPLEHPEEALEKAILKKLQITPAELISYSIFKRSYDARKKEDIIFVYILDVETAQEKRLLQRFKKDPHVMPTPDTSYRYVAQAPAIAISSTHRPIVIGAGPCGIFAGLLLAQMGFRPLILERGKPVHDRSVDTFGFWSKRKFNPESNAQFGEGGAGTFSDGKLYSRVKHANHHGRKVLEELVNAGAAPEILYVNKPHIGTYRLVKIVENMRRTIESLGGEFRFESRVQTIAIEEHGENRQVRGVVLATGEYIPSEHVVLAVGHSARDTFEMLHQQGVYIEPKPFSIGFRIEHPQSVIDQCRLGSQSGHPVLGAADYQLVHHCSNGRSVYSFCMCPGGQVVAATSEVGRVVTNGMSQYERSGKNANSGIVVGITPEDYPGSPLAGMELQRQLEERAFELGGRTYEAPGQLVGDFLAQQPSTTLGSVKPSYRPGVHLCDLSSSLPAYAIAAIREALPAFDKQIKGFAMHDAVLTGVETRTSSPIRIKRNTEYQSLNTAGLYPAGEGAGYAGGILSAGIDGIKVAEAVALNILHRTTQTATAS; encoded by the coding sequence ATGCTCCGACTCACCGAAGTAAAACTACCGCTTGAGCACCCTGAAGAGGCACTTGAGAAAGCTATTCTCAAAAAGCTTCAAATTACGCCTGCCGAGCTAATTAGCTATTCCATCTTCAAGCGCAGCTATGACGCTCGTAAGAAAGAAGACATTATTTTTGTCTATATTCTGGATGTAGAAACCGCTCAGGAGAAACGGCTACTCCAGCGCTTCAAAAAAGATCCGCATGTGATGCCCACACCTGATACGAGCTATCGCTATGTGGCACAGGCTCCAGCGATCGCAATATCCTCAACTCATCGACCGATCGTGATTGGTGCAGGTCCCTGTGGCATCTTTGCGGGGTTGTTGTTGGCGCAGATGGGATTCCGTCCGCTAATTCTAGAACGAGGTAAACCAGTCCACGATCGCTCCGTAGATACCTTTGGCTTCTGGAGTAAGCGCAAATTCAACCCCGAATCGAACGCCCAATTTGGCGAAGGAGGTGCAGGCACTTTTTCTGATGGCAAACTCTACAGCCGCGTTAAACACGCCAATCATCATGGGCGCAAGGTGCTTGAAGAACTCGTGAATGCGGGTGCTGCTCCGGAAATTCTCTATGTCAACAAACCTCACATTGGTACCTACCGACTGGTAAAAATTGTCGAGAATATGCGCCGCACAATCGAATCGCTCGGCGGTGAATTTCGCTTTGAAAGTCGAGTGCAAACGATCGCGATCGAAGAGCATGGTGAGAATCGGCAAGTGCGGGGTGTAGTGCTTGCAACCGGAGAGTATATCCCCAGCGAACATGTCGTCTTGGCGGTGGGACACAGTGCCCGTGACACATTTGAGATGCTGCATCAGCAAGGTGTTTACATCGAACCCAAACCTTTTTCGATCGGGTTCCGGATTGAGCATCCCCAGTCTGTGATCGATCAGTGCCGCCTGGGATCGCAGTCGGGGCATCCGGTTTTGGGTGCAGCCGATTATCAACTAGTACATCATTGCTCGAATGGGCGATCGGTCTATAGTTTCTGTATGTGTCCGGGTGGGCAAGTAGTGGCAGCAACCTCAGAAGTGGGGCGGGTCGTCACGAATGGCATGAGCCAGTATGAGCGCAGCGGCAAAAATGCGAACAGCGGTATTGTGGTGGGCATTACGCCAGAAGATTATCCGGGCAGTCCTTTAGCAGGAATGGAGCTTCAGCGCCAACTGGAGGAGCGGGCTTTTGAGTTAGGCGGTCGCACCTATGAGGCTCCGGGGCAGTTAGTGGGCGACTTTTTGGCGCAGCAGCCTTCTACGACCCTCGGTAGCGTCAAGCCTTCTTATCGGCCAGGAGTGCATCTCTGCGATCTCAGCTCTAGCTTGCCCGCTTATGCGATCGCCGCTATCCGCGAGGCTTTGCCTGCCTTTGACAAACAGATCAAAGGGTTCGCCATGCACGACGCTGTGTTGACCGGGGTAGAAACCCGCACCTCCTCCCCGATTCGGATTAAACGCAACACAGAATATCAGAGCCTCAATACGGCAGGGCTATATCCGGCGGGTGAAGGAGCGGGATATGCAGGCGGGATTCTTTCGGCAGGCATTGACGGCATCAAGGTGGCAGAAGCAGTTGCCCTCAACATCTTGCACCGTACCACTCAGACAGCAACAGCATCCTAA
- a CDS encoding class I SAM-dependent RNA methyltransferase → MNQYFATVANGLEPLVVQELEQLGAHSVKPGFCGAAFEGDRTLLYRVNLWARLPFRILMKLHQFPCQTAEDLYRGIQTIDWSEYLTPDLTLAVNATGKTDQLNHTHFTALQAKKAIVDQQQEQFGDRSNVELQEPDLQINIHLDREGCTVSLDSSGNSLHRRGYRPAVGAAPLKESLAAALIQLSGWQPEQMFYDPLCGSGTLPLEACLKSLNIAPGLFRERFGFETWLDFDLNLLESLVQEAESSQRDTLPAPIWGSDRDAKVIEQAIANAQTCGVLDQIWFSEMDLSEVVAPTDSGVVFCNPPYGERLGRDTDLGAFYKQLGDVLKQRFKGWTAFILSGNKELAQSIGLKSSQRIAVYNGTLPCQLMKYELY, encoded by the coding sequence ATGAATCAGTATTTTGCGACGGTGGCGAATGGTTTAGAACCGCTTGTCGTTCAGGAATTAGAGCAGCTAGGGGCACATTCCGTTAAACCGGGGTTTTGTGGTGCGGCTTTTGAGGGCGATCGCACCTTGCTTTATCGCGTTAACCTGTGGGCCAGGTTGCCATTCCGCATCCTCATGAAGCTGCACCAGTTTCCTTGTCAGACTGCTGAAGATCTTTATCGCGGGATTCAGACCATCGATTGGTCCGAGTATCTGACTCCAGATTTAACCTTGGCCGTGAACGCGACGGGCAAGACTGATCAGCTCAACCACACCCACTTCACAGCACTTCAGGCTAAAAAGGCCATCGTGGACCAGCAGCAAGAGCAGTTTGGCGATCGCTCCAATGTCGAGTTGCAAGAACCTGATTTGCAAATTAATATTCATCTCGATCGTGAGGGTTGCACCGTCAGCCTGGACAGTTCTGGAAACAGCTTGCACCGCCGAGGCTATCGTCCTGCGGTTGGAGCCGCCCCGCTGAAAGAATCTCTAGCAGCAGCACTGATTCAACTTTCGGGTTGGCAACCGGAGCAAATGTTTTATGACCCGCTCTGTGGCTCTGGCACCTTACCCCTAGAAGCTTGTCTGAAGTCGCTCAATATTGCCCCAGGACTGTTTCGGGAACGATTTGGGTTTGAAACTTGGCTGGACTTTGATCTCAATCTTTTAGAAAGCTTGGTTCAAGAAGCGGAATCTAGTCAACGGGATACACTGCCCGCGCCAATTTGGGGTAGCGATCGCGATGCTAAGGTGATTGAGCAGGCGATCGCCAATGCCCAAACTTGCGGCGTATTGGACCAAATCTGGTTTTCCGAGATGGATCTTTCCGAGGTGGTGGCACCAACTGACAGTGGGGTAGTGTTCTGCAATCCTCCCTATGGCGAACGCTTGGGCCGAGACACCGACCTGGGGGCATTTTACAAACAGCTCGGCGACGTTTTGAAACAACGCTTTAAAGGCTGGACTGCTTTTATCTTGAGTGGTAACAAAGAACTAGCTCAGTCAATTGGGTTGAAATCCAGCCAGCGAATCGCGGTGTACAATGGAACGCTGCCCTGCCAATTAATGAAATATGAGCTGTACTAG
- a CDS encoding outer membrane beta-barrel protein: protein MRLVLGLPLPSLLGFGLAIAPAILLAQSATAQPQGMQGSYVGVTVDSSKTNEMLQSFMEPGTWDGSPAWSPAELWQEPTNNSSVAVENQFQGRLDLPNSKISARGAVFLVDKEVKAVMPMLSYDLAVSGNTNIYAGAGYTFVKTPEQSTPLGDRDGVVLTTGVEAAVSEGIVIYGDAKLRLNRDRADTNPPVRVQVGAGYRF from the coding sequence ATGAGACTGGTTTTAGGTTTGCCTCTCCCCTCCCTACTTGGTTTTGGTTTAGCGATCGCCCCCGCAATTTTGCTGGCCCAGTCTGCCACTGCTCAGCCTCAGGGGATGCAAGGTAGCTATGTTGGCGTTACAGTCGATAGCAGCAAAACCAACGAAATGCTGCAATCCTTTATGGAACCAGGAACTTGGGATGGTAGCCCCGCTTGGTCTCCAGCGGAACTGTGGCAAGAACCTACCAACAACTCCAGCGTCGCCGTAGAAAATCAATTTCAAGGCCGTTTAGATTTGCCCAACAGCAAAATCTCAGCGCGAGGGGCTGTCTTCTTGGTTGACAAAGAAGTCAAGGCCGTGATGCCAATGCTCTCTTATGACCTTGCTGTCAGCGGCAACACTAACATTTATGCAGGAGCAGGATATACCTTTGTCAAAACGCCAGAACAATCCACACCCTTAGGCGATCGCGATGGGGTAGTCCTGACCACCGGGGTAGAAGCAGCAGTGAGTGAGGGCATTGTGATCTACGGAGATGCCAAACTGAGGCTCAACCGCGATCGCGCTGACACCAATCCTCCGGTCAGAGTGCAGGTTGGGGCTGGTTATCGGTTCTAG
- a CDS encoding ATP-binding protein has product MDAQTVASVQFIQRQAASLLLYQFLFEEEVGRCFVELLQALRHTDVDGLACVQAYGRWFQALAASNQGWQEYLLMQLLKADNPFSRRVQKTNLTELPPALVTAARHDLRVLQTLYGCTSYRLSQWVQLIAQLSAAPVSWVDDLTCFSPAIALHTDETMQEQLLITKLQTMDDWAEALDDLVAYYQRFGTGFFAEYCACRWQSGKLVGIAHPDPIQLKDLVGYEAAREALMKNTAFLLSGYPALHVLLYGSRGSGKSSLVKALLNEYRDLGLRLIEVAKSDLKDLSVIVEQLRELPQKFIIFVDDLSFEEDDDAFKSLKVVLEGNLTARPQNVVVYATSNRRHLVREFFADRPRPKDSDEIHNWDTVQEKLSFSDRFGLTLTFEPANQDMYLQMVRHLAVQAGIAITREELEFQALQWATRHNGRSGRTARQFIDFLQADLALSS; this is encoded by the coding sequence ATGGATGCCCAAACTGTTGCTTCAGTTCAATTTATTCAACGTCAAGCTGCGTCCCTCCTGCTGTACCAATTTTTATTTGAGGAGGAAGTAGGGCGGTGCTTTGTCGAACTATTGCAAGCTCTGCGTCACACGGATGTAGATGGGCTGGCTTGTGTGCAAGCCTATGGGCGCTGGTTTCAAGCTTTGGCGGCGAGCAATCAAGGCTGGCAAGAATATCTGCTGATGCAACTCCTCAAGGCCGATAATCCCTTCTCGCGGCGCGTACAGAAAACGAACTTAACCGAATTACCTCCCGCTCTCGTCACAGCGGCTCGGCATGACCTGCGGGTCTTGCAAACGCTCTATGGCTGCACCAGCTATCGTTTAAGCCAATGGGTGCAACTGATTGCCCAGTTGTCTGCGGCTCCAGTTTCTTGGGTAGATGACTTGACCTGCTTCAGTCCCGCGATCGCGCTGCATACGGACGAAACCATGCAGGAGCAACTGCTGATCACGAAGCTCCAAACGATGGATGACTGGGCAGAGGCTCTAGACGATTTAGTCGCCTATTACCAACGTTTTGGCACTGGCTTCTTTGCAGAATATTGCGCTTGTCGATGGCAATCTGGAAAACTAGTAGGAATTGCTCATCCTGACCCAATTCAGCTCAAAGACTTGGTGGGCTATGAGGCGGCACGAGAGGCTCTAATGAAAAACACAGCCTTTCTGCTGTCTGGTTACCCCGCCCTACATGTGTTGCTCTACGGTAGCCGTGGCTCTGGTAAGTCGTCATTGGTGAAGGCATTACTCAATGAGTATCGCGACTTAGGGTTGCGCCTGATTGAAGTCGCCAAGTCTGATCTGAAGGATTTGTCTGTGATTGTGGAGCAACTCCGGGAGTTACCCCAAAAATTTATTATCTTTGTGGACGATTTATCGTTTGAGGAAGATGATGATGCTTTCAAATCTTTGAAGGTAGTGCTGGAAGGCAATTTAACAGCTAGACCGCAGAATGTAGTTGTCTATGCCACGTCCAACCGACGGCATTTGGTGCGCGAGTTCTTTGCCGATCGCCCTCGACCCAAAGATAGTGATGAAATCCACAATTGGGATACGGTACAGGAGAAGTTATCTTTTAGCGATCGCTTCGGCCTAACTTTAACGTTTGAGCCTGCTAACCAGGATATGTATTTGCAGATGGTGCGCCACCTCGCGGTTCAGGCAGGAATTGCCATCACTCGCGAGGAACTGGAATTTCAAGCGCTGCAATGGGCTACGCGCCACAATGGTCGCTCTGGCCGTACCGCTCGGCAGTTTATCGACTTCTTGCAAGCAGATTTAGCGCTTTCTAGCTAG
- a CDS encoding TMEM14 family protein: protein MESAVINPGILAAIAYGTLAIIGGIVGYLQVQSKASLISGSISGLLLISAAVLQLQGYTWGLPLAAALTALLIVVFVGRWTKTRKFMPAGLMIVLGIGALAVMLYTLQGQ, encoded by the coding sequence ATGGAATCAGCTGTGATCAACCCAGGTATTTTGGCTGCGATCGCCTACGGAACTTTAGCTATTATCGGGGGAATTGTGGGCTATCTCCAAGTCCAAAGTAAAGCATCCCTCATCTCTGGCAGCATCAGTGGCTTACTGCTAATTAGTGCTGCAGTTCTACAGCTACAAGGATACACCTGGGGCTTGCCTTTAGCGGCTGCTCTCACTGCCCTCCTCATCGTGGTTTTTGTCGGGCGCTGGACTAAAACTCGCAAGTTTATGCCCGCAGGTCTAATGATTGTTTTGGGCATAGGAGCTTTAGCAGTGATGCTGTATACTCTCCAAGGTCAATAA
- a CDS encoding cytochrome-c peroxidase yields MPRFKWKPFKHLRIAILFTLAIFAGQAVSSTLSAQTVSDPLPPLVSLSTVPVPKPPNISEYIKNEKAAIALGKSLFWDMQVGSDGVLACASCHFSAGADNRSKNQINPALIAGDKTYQIGGAPNYQLQVGDFPFHKLANPDDRNSTVLADANDVASSQGAFNGFLTEVVPRKSADAGTVETDNDSFEIQGINVRRVEPRNSPTVINAVFNFRNFWDGRAQHEFNGQNPFGDRDPNARVLKTTSSGADWVRISIKNSSLASQAVGPPLSGFEMSFQKRGFAQLARKMLSLRPLSKQQVSSTDSALGSSSRYPLPGLKTSTYATLIRNVFQDVWWNNTNTIVEFDANNNLVLKPHPGTPLASNQFTQMEYNFPLFFGLAVQAYEATLVSDQTPFDKYAAGTTSALTTQQKHGLELFEGKAKCINCHSGPEFTNASVANVKNQKIERMRMGDNNVAVYDNGFYNIAVRPTGEDSGVGGTDPFGKPLSFSKLTQQEVAAGAPAPVLEGVPEENIDAAPLNPNERVAVNGAFKTPTLRNVELTGPYFHNGGQLTLRQVVEFYNRGGDFHEANINDLDPDIVNLGLTETEKDELVAFMKALTDERVRNRKAPFDHPQLFIPDGHPGNTQSVTNDGTGNATDSLLNIPAVGASGGKPLPYFLNVSPMANLTPTTTTSTTSTNSLEGSITQQDCPAGTTLKFVSGGYVCM; encoded by the coding sequence ATGCCTAGATTTAAATGGAAACCATTTAAGCACTTGCGAATTGCCATCCTATTCACTCTGGCAATTTTTGCAGGTCAGGCGGTTTCATCTACTTTATCGGCTCAAACAGTTTCTGACCCGCTGCCACCATTGGTTTCGCTGAGTACGGTTCCAGTTCCTAAGCCGCCTAACATCAGTGAGTACATCAAGAACGAAAAAGCAGCGATCGCTTTAGGAAAATCTCTGTTTTGGGATATGCAGGTAGGAAGCGACGGCGTGTTGGCCTGTGCTTCGTGCCACTTTAGCGCTGGCGCAGACAACCGTTCTAAAAACCAAATTAACCCTGCTTTAATTGCTGGAGACAAAACCTATCAAATTGGTGGCGCACCTAATTACCAATTGCAAGTCGGTGACTTTCCCTTTCACAAACTGGCAAACCCTGATGACCGCAACTCAACGGTGCTAGCGGATGCCAACGATGTCGCTTCCTCTCAGGGAGCATTCAATGGCTTCCTAACCGAGGTGGTGCCCCGTAAATCCGCTGATGCAGGAACCGTTGAGACAGACAACGACTCTTTTGAAATACAGGGCATTAATGTACGTCGGGTAGAGCCTCGCAACAGTCCCACCGTCATCAATGCTGTTTTTAACTTTCGCAACTTCTGGGATGGTCGAGCGCAACATGAATTCAACGGGCAAAACCCATTTGGCGATCGCGACCCTAATGCGCGAGTTCTAAAAACCACAAGCTCTGGCGCAGATTGGGTGAGGATCAGCATTAAGAATTCCAGCTTGGCTTCTCAGGCAGTTGGCCCACCGCTGAGCGGATTTGAGATGTCCTTCCAAAAGCGCGGATTCGCTCAATTGGCACGAAAAATGCTCTCCCTGCGTCCGCTCTCTAAGCAGCAAGTCAGTTCTACAGACAGTGCTCTAGGGTCTTCTAGCCGCTATCCTTTACCTGGCCTCAAGACCTCGACCTACGCCACCTTGATTCGCAATGTCTTTCAAGATGTGTGGTGGAACAACACCAATACGATCGTAGAGTTTGATGCCAACAATAACCTAGTCTTAAAACCTCACCCTGGAACTCCTTTGGCAAGTAATCAATTTACCCAAATGGAGTACAACTTCCCCCTCTTCTTTGGCTTGGCAGTCCAAGCTTATGAAGCGACTCTGGTTTCTGACCAAACTCCTTTTGACAAATATGCCGCCGGAACCACTAGCGCTCTGACTACCCAGCAGAAACATGGCTTAGAACTCTTCGAGGGTAAGGCGAAATGCATTAACTGTCATAGCGGTCCAGAGTTTACCAACGCTTCCGTGGCTAATGTCAAAAACCAGAAGATTGAACGGATGCGGATGGGTGACAACAATGTTGCAGTCTATGACAATGGCTTCTACAACATTGCTGTGCGCCCCACTGGGGAAGACTCGGGTGTAGGTGGTACCGATCCATTTGGTAAGCCGCTATCGTTTAGCAAGCTGACTCAGCAAGAAGTGGCTGCGGGTGCGCCTGCTCCTGTCTTGGAGGGTGTCCCCGAAGAAAACATTGACGCAGCACCGCTAAACCCAAATGAGCGAGTTGCCGTGAATGGAGCCTTCAAAACTCCAACGCTGCGTAACGTAGAACTCACTGGGCCTTACTTCCACAACGGAGGTCAGCTCACTCTCCGTCAAGTTGTAGAATTCTATAACCGAGGCGGAGACTTCCACGAAGCCAATATTAATGACTTAGATCCCGATATCGTAAATCTGGGTCTAACAGAAACAGAAAAAGATGAGCTGGTCGCTTTTATGAAAGCACTGACAGATGAGCGAGTTCGCAACCGCAAGGCACCTTTTGATCATCCTCAACTGTTTATTCCGGATGGTCACCCCGGTAATACTCAGTCTGTTACTAATGATGGCACTGGCAATGCGACAGATAGCTTGCTCAATATCCCTGCGGTGGGAGCTAGCGGTGGTAAGCCATTACCCTACTTCTTAAATGTTTCACCAATGGCTAATTTGACCCCTACAACAACCACATCGACTACCAGTACCAACTCCCTAGAGGGCAGTATCACTCAACAAGATTGCCCAGCAGGCACCACGTTAAAGTTCGTCTCTGGCGGCTATGTCTGTATGTAA
- a CDS encoding PEP-CTERM sorting domain-containing protein (PEP-CTERM proteins occur, often in large numbers, in the proteomes of bacteria that also encode an exosortase, a predicted intramembrane cysteine proteinase. The presence of a PEP-CTERM domain at a protein's C-terminus predicts cleavage within the sorting domain, followed by covalent anchoring to some some component of the (usually Gram-negative) cell surface. Many PEP-CTERM proteins exhibit an unusual sequence composition that includes large numbers of potential glycosylation sites. Expression of one such protein has been shown restore the ability of a bacterium to form floc, a type of biofilm.) gives MNFVSNLWKTGTVAALGALFLVGLPLVVRPAIAAYGLEQEPNNNLPTEAQSLDSLFSLDWDEDILDSLEIPHASIWGSGFSECDTQDECLDEFDFYSFIVPTGKRAFSFFDIDHTTESLDTRLLLFDRLPDLTLLAENDDALASLGAKGSQASCSIFNPNFSCDSFLGFNLSKPGTYYLGVNFIPPATPGRIEGNYTLHVSLRTEDVPASVPEPASVLGLLSVGALGARASYKRKQATGLDQAA, from the coding sequence ATGAACTTCGTATCTAACCTTTGGAAAACCGGAACGGTTGCAGCGCTTGGTGCTCTTTTTTTGGTTGGCTTACCACTCGTAGTACGACCTGCGATCGCCGCTTATGGTTTGGAACAAGAACCTAACAATAACTTACCTACAGAAGCCCAAAGTCTAGACTCTCTGTTCTCGCTTGATTGGGACGAAGACATTTTAGACTCTTTGGAAATCCCCCATGCTTCTATTTGGGGTAGTGGTTTTTCGGAGTGCGACACTCAGGATGAGTGCCTAGACGAATTTGACTTTTACTCATTCATAGTTCCTACAGGCAAGCGGGCTTTTAGCTTCTTCGACATCGATCACACTACTGAAAGCCTAGACACTCGGCTCCTTTTGTTCGATCGCTTGCCAGACTTAACTTTACTGGCTGAAAATGATGATGCTTTAGCAAGCTTGGGAGCTAAGGGTAGTCAGGCAAGTTGCTCAATTTTCAATCCCAACTTCTCTTGTGATTCCTTCTTAGGATTCAACCTGAGTAAACCAGGTACCTACTACTTAGGTGTTAACTTTATTCCTCCTGCTACACCAGGCCGAATAGAAGGTAACTACACATTGCATGTTTCCTTACGGACTGAAGACGTGCCTGCAAGTGTGCCTGAGCCTGCTTCTGTTTTGGGTCTTCTCAGTGTGGGGGCTCTAGGTGCAAGAGCAAGCTACAAGCGAAAGCAAGCTACTGGGCTAGACCAAGCTGCTTAA